A single window of Desulfovibrio psychrotolerans DNA harbors:
- the mreC gene encoding rod shape-determining protein MreC, whose amino-acid sequence MVLFLYLSLFTWNLRTGYLDTLATHIGLEFVGAVIKPGKWVKRQAVGFWEHYIDLVDVRRRNDELEAQVREALAALTEAREDEAELVRLRALMSLSPPSGWEKLGARVIAHRLGLQAELESIVLGKGYLQGASVRSPVVTHEGVVGRVFRSGPYTSTVLLVTDPNSRIAVVSQNNRTPGIIVGAGPRNLLELRYVSQNAPLSVGEMLVTSGQAGTFPKGLPVARIVSIEYSDLSLFQRVMAEPLANLDNLEEVLLVTQIPGHAELAAMADEALVDPGRGVGNGQPEQGGNATAVGTPR is encoded by the coding sequence GTGGTGCTGTTTCTGTACCTGAGCCTTTTCACATGGAACCTGCGTACCGGCTATCTTGATACGCTTGCCACGCATATCGGCCTCGAATTTGTCGGGGCCGTTATAAAACCGGGCAAGTGGGTCAAGAGGCAGGCGGTGGGCTTCTGGGAACATTATATTGATCTCGTGGATGTGCGCAGGCGCAATGACGAACTGGAAGCGCAGGTGCGCGAAGCACTTGCAGCCCTGACGGAAGCACGTGAGGACGAGGCCGAGCTTGTGCGCCTGCGTGCTCTCATGTCGCTTTCGCCGCCTTCCGGCTGGGAGAAGCTCGGTGCCCGGGTGATCGCCCACAGGCTGGGCTTGCAGGCGGAACTGGAATCCATTGTGCTCGGCAAGGGGTATCTGCAGGGAGCCAGCGTGCGCTCGCCTGTGGTGACCCATGAAGGTGTGGTGGGCCGGGTGTTTCGTTCCGGGCCGTATACTTCCACCGTGCTGTTGGTGACAGACCCCAACAGCCGTATAGCCGTGGTCAGCCAGAACAACAGAACTCCGGGTATTATCGTAGGAGCGGGACCGAGAAATCTGCTTGAGCTGCGCTACGTATCACAGAACGCCCCGCTCTCCGTGGGTGAGATGCTGGTTACATCCGGGCAGGCGGGAACTTTTCCCAAGGGCTTGCCGGTAGCGCGTATCGTCTCCATTGAATATTCCGACCTTTCTCTCTTCCAACGGGTTATGGCGGAGCCTCTGGCGAATCTGGACAATCTTGAAGAGGTGTTGCTGGTCACGCAGATTCCGGGCCATGCGGAGCTTGCCGCCATGGCAGATGAGGCGCTGGTCGACCCCGGCAGAGGCGTCGGCAACGGGCAGCCGGAGCAGGGTGGCAATGCCACGGCCGTGGGAACTCCCCGGTAA